The Mercurialis annua linkage group LG2, ddMerAnnu1.2, whole genome shotgun sequence genome contains a region encoding:
- the LOC126670309 gene encoding uncharacterized protein LOC126670309 has product MDVGLNQEALNSPHSSLFRLGSLLNELESAHGCIEERIRQLEAVTSRAMQRRIWRQHNTTHQTLNNPMESPTEVRSDDALISNGVDVTVRHNDDILRSSGVGVADQEITLGAGKLVKRNNTHLIAKALGTDTDVQNIKGDKRRFFDCNICLNNAREPILTQCGHLFCWSCFHHLSYVHLNVKECPACMGEVTDASVIPIYGNGNNTKSEKSKLIDSVSKVPPRPGAQRVESLRQKVINRRPSSSVIDWNVRVYNRIVEMEERSRSEENGERWVNQSFTSQAQNNQHHDSSQVSRRLSQGSASFSFLSSAMNSAVDSVERLVDNLEDSIHRFGMRTNYQRRSGDIGGNSFSGITAAAVQTNQILDNNEADMDLILGHHPSSSFSSNAVLPSENQNVGESSSVTPISSSSTRRRAERSRNIELENRLESNSMAAHSSSTSRRRSELPGVSDADNRSIRESRRRRLM; this is encoded by the coding sequence ATGGATGTTGGTTTGAACCAGGAGGCTTTGAACTCTCCCCACAGCTCTCTGTTCAGATTAGGATCATTACTGAACGAACTGGAAAGCGCTCATGGTTGTATAGAAGAGCGAATCAGACAGCTCGAAGCAGTAACTTCTAGGGCTATGCAGCGACGTATATGGAGACAGCATAATACTACCCATCAAACGTTGAATAATCCTATGGAATCACCAACTGAAGTTCGAAGTGATGATGCGTTGATTTCTAATGGCGTTGATGTTACAGTCCGTCATAATGATGATATACTACGTTCTAGTGGAGTTGGTGTCGCAGACCAAGAGATAACATTAGGAGCAGGAAAACTTGTGAAAAGGAATAATACTCATTTGATAGCCAAGGCACTGGGAACAGATACAGATGTGCAGAACATTAAAGGAGATAAAAGAAGATTTTTTGATTGTAATATATGCTTAAATAATGCAAGAGAACCTATACTGACCCAGTGTGGTCATCTGTTTTGTTGGTCATGCTTCCATCACTTGTCATATGTTCATTTGAACGTGAAGGAGTGTCCGGCGTGCATGGGAGAGGTTACAGATGCGAGCGTTATTCCCATTTATGGAAATGGCAACAATACTAAATCCGAGAAGTCCAAGTTGATAGATTCTGTCTCGAAGGTACCTCCTAGGCCCGGTGCACAAAGGGTTGAAAGTCTGAGGCAGAAAGTCATCAATCGCAGACCAAGCTCCTCTGTGATTGATTGGAACGTAAGGGTATATAATAGGATAGTCGAAATGGAGGAGAGATCTCGGTCAGAGGAGAATGGTGAAAGATGGGTCAATCAATCCTTTACTTCCCAGGCACAGAACAACCAGCATCATGATTCTTCTCAAGTTTCAAGGCGATTGTCACAGGGATCTGCATCGTTCTCTTTTCTTTCATCTGCAATGAACTCTGCAGTGGATTCAGTAGAAAGACTAGTTGATAACCTGGAGGATTCTATTCATCGTTTCGGTATGAGAACAAACTATCAGCGACGATCCGGTGATATTGGTGGAAACTCTTTTTCTGGTATCACTGCTGCTGCAGTACAAACTAACCAAATTCTAGATAATAATGAAGCTGATATGGATTTAATATTGGGTCATCATCCTTCATCGTCTTTTAGTAGCAATGCTGTTCTCCCATCAGAAAACCAGAATGTTGGAGAAAGCAGTTCAGTTACACCCATCTCATCATCTTCTACTAGGAGAAGAGCTGAACGTTCAAGAAATATAGAATTGGAAAATAGATTAGAAAGCAATTCGATGGCGGCTCATTCCTCCTCAACTTCCAGGAGGAGAAGTGAACTTCCTGGAGTTTCAGACGCTGATAACAGATCAATCCGTGAATCCAGAAGGAGAAGGTTAATGTGA
- the LOC126668324 gene encoding uncharacterized protein LOC126668324 — MTNVAYKMLGGTAARLRRVPIPLSGLGGPSINPLGSISLEVIIGPELGIKKKVMSLFNIVDMELTYNAILGRSFLYDSAAVTHIRALAMKVPTEKGVITLRDDQNIAKKCYNKSVVDLQESKPGKKGE; from the coding sequence ATGACGAACGTTGCATATAAGATGCTGGGAGGAACCGCAGCAAGGTTGCGCCGAGTACCGATCCCGCTATCTGGACTCGGAGGCCCCTCAATCAACCCACTAGGTTCCATCTCACTGGAAGTCATAATCGGCCCAGAATTGGGGATCAAAAAGAAGGTCATGTCCCTATTCAACATAGTGGATATGGAACTAACATATAATGCAATCCTCGGGAGATCGTTCCTTTACGATTCAGCTGCAGTAACCCACATAAGAGCCCTGGCGATGAAAGTGCCGACTGAGAAGGGAGTAATAACGCTGAGAGATGACCAGAACATCGCCAAAAAATGCTACAACAAGTCTGTTGTAGATCTTCAAGAAAGCAAACCAGGGAAGAAAGGAGAGTAG